Part of the Novosphingobium sp. KA1 genome is shown below.
CTACCCCCGATGAGGTCCGGAAGAGAGGGCGCCACCGCATCCCCCCCGCGGCGGCGCCCTTTTCCTATGCAGCCCGACTACTTCTGCTTTTCGAGGTAATCGATGATCTCGGCGCGCTTCACGGGATCGGGAACCGCGATCACCATGCGTGTGCCCGGCACCATCTTCATCGGCCCCTGCAGCCACGTATCGAGCGCCTGGCGATCCCAGGTTATGCCGGACTGGCGCAGCGCCGAACTGAACGGGAAACCGGCGACATCGCCGGCCTTGCTGCCAACGATGCCGTGCAGCGTCGGCCCGACGCCGTTGCGCCCGGCCTCCACCGAGTGGCACGACCGGCAGATCGCGAATGCCGGGGGCGCCGTCTCCGCGCTGCTGGTCGCTGCAGGTTCGGGCTGCGTCGTCGTGGCAGACGCCGCCGACGGCTTTTCGTTCCCCGACGCGCTGCCGGATTGGCTGGCGGAATCCCCGCCCGATCCTCCACAGGCCGCTAGCAGCGCAAGCGGCGCGATGGTGATCATCGACTTCAGTTTCATGCGGAAGCTCCAAAACCTGGCCTGACCTGTCGGTCCTTTTCGGCGACGTTCCGTATTATGTCGGGACCTTGAAGGGAAGTGACTGATCCAGCGCAAATCCGCTTTCGTTCATGGTCCCAAACGCCTATCGCCCGGCGACCATGGCGACACGTGACCTGCCCTCGACCTTCCGCACCGAACTGGCGGCCACCCTGCGCCTCGCCGGACCGCTGGCGCTTGCCAACCTGCTGCAGATGGCGGTCTTCGCCACCGACGTGATCTTTGTCGCCCGGCTTGGCCAACTGGCACTGGCCGCCTCGAGCCTTGCCGTTGCCATCGTTGCGCTGCTGGCGATGGGCCTCAACGGCGTTACCGGCGCGGTCGCCCCGCTGATCGCCGCAGAAATCGGCCGCCGCCACAACTCGGTGCGGGAGGTGCGTCGCTCTACCCGCATGGCGCTGTGGATCGCGGTGCTGATCGGTGCGGCCTGCATCGGCCTGTGCTTTTTCGGCGGCGCCTTCATGCGGCTGACCGGGCAGGCACCCGAAGTGGTCGCACTGTCCGGCCACTTCATCCGGGTGATCGCGATCGCGATCGTGCCCATGGCGGTGGCCAACGTGTTGCGCACGTTTGTCTCCGCGCTGGGACGGCCGTTCTTCGCCACGGCGATTACTGCCTTGTCCATCCTCGTCAACGTGCTGGGCAACTACACGCTGGTCTTCGGCCACTTCGGCTTCCCGGCACTGGGCCTGACCGGCTCGGCGCTGTCGAGCATTCTTACCGCCTGCATGACCGTCATCGCCTATGCCCTGGCCATCTCGGCCGACCGCAAGCTGCGCCGCTACCACGTGTTCGGCCGGATGTGGCGGATCGAGACCGAACGCATGCGCCAGATCCTCGCGCTCGGTCTGCCGATCGCCGCCACGCTGATCGCCGAGGGCGGCCTGTTTTCGGGCGCCGCCTTCCTGATGGGCCGGATCGGCGAGGCGCAGCTGGCCGCGCACACCGTCGCCCTGCAGATCGCCGCCTTCGCCTTCCAGGTGCCGTTCGGCGTCGGCCAGGCCGCAACGATCCGCGTCGGCTATCACTACGGCGCGGGCAACAGGCACGGCGTCGGCCATGCCGGCAGCGCAGCGATCGCGATCTCGATGGCGTTCATGATCGTCTCGGCCTCGACCATGCTGGTGTTCCCGCGCTTCATCCTCTCGGCCTATGTCGACGTGAGCGCCCCCGAGAACGCGGTGCTGGTCGCCTTTGCCCTGCAGTTCCTGTTCGTGGCAGCGATATTCCAGCTGACCGATGGCTTGCAGGCCGTCGTCGCCGGCGCCCTGCGCGGCATTCAGGATACCCGCGTGCCGATGATGATTGCCCTGTTCGGCTACTGGGTGGCGGGCTTCGCGACCTCTGCCGCGCTTGGCCTGTTCACCCCGCTGGAAGGCGTTGGTGTGTGGATCGGCCTTGCCGTCGGCCTGACCGCCGCGGCCATCCTGCTGCTGGTGCGCTGGCACTGGCGCGAGCGGTTTCACCTCGCGCCGCTATGAGGCTGGAAGCGAGACCGTCATGCACTCGTCTCATCCCGCACTTACACCGACCTGAAATTTTTTGACGGGTCATCGCTTGACGAGACCCCGAGGCCGAACCATATCCGCGGCCGTTGGCACTCTGCATGCCAGAGTGCCAATTCCAGTTTCTTGCCCTTTTAGTTCGTAGGATAAGGGAGAATCCCATGACTTTCCGCCCGCTGCACGACCGTGTTCTCGTGCGCCGCGTCGAGGCCGAAGAAAAGACGGCCGGTGGCATCATCATCCCCGACAGCGCCAAGGAAAAGCCGGCTGAAGGCGAAATCGTCGCCGTCGGCACCGGCGCCCGCGCTGAAAACGGCACCATCACTCCCCTCGACGTCAAGGTTGGCGACCGCGTGCTGTTCGGCAAGTGGTCGGGCACCGAAGTCAAGGTCGGCGGTGAAGACCTGCTGATCATGAAGGAATCGGACATTCTGGGCGTGATCGGCTGATCACCCGAATTTCCGCGTTTTTCATATTTTCTGGAAGGATTTAAAACATGGCAGCCAAGGACGTAAAGTTCGGCCGCGACGCGCGTGAACGCATTCTCGCCGGCGTCGACACCCTCGCCAACGCCGTCAAGGTGACCCTGGGCCCCAAGGGCCGCAACGTCGTGATCGAGAAGAGCTTCGGCGCTCCCCGCATCACCAAGGACGGTGTTTCGGTCGCCAAGGAAATCGAACTCAAGGACAAGTTCGAGAACATGGGCGCCCAGATGCTGCGCGAAGTGGCCTCGAAGGCCAACGACGCAGCCGGTGACGGCACCACCACCGCGACCGTTCTCGCCCAGGCGATCGTGCGTGAAGGCATGAAGTCGGTTGCCGCCGGCATGAACCCGATGGACCTCAAGCGCGGCATCGACCTCGCTGTCGGCAAGGTCATCGAGAACATCAAGGGCCGCTCGAAGGCCGTTGCCGGTTCCTCGGAAATCGCCCAGGTCGGCGTGATCTCGGCCAACGGTGACACCGAAGTCGGCGAAAAGATCGCCGAGGCCATGGAAAAGGTCGGCAAGGAAGGCGTCATCACCGTCGAGGAGGCCAAGGGTCTCGAATTCGAACTCGATGTCGTCGAAGGCATGCAGTTCGACCGCGGCTACCTCTCGCCCTACTTCGTCACCAACCCCGAGAAGATGACGGTCGAGCTCGAGAACCCGTACATCCTCATCCACGAGAAGAAGCTGTCGTCGCTCCAGGCGCTGCTGCCGATCCTTGAAGCCGTGGTGCAGTCGGGCCGTCCGCTCCTCATCATCGCCGAGGACATCGAGGGTGAAGCCCTTGCCACGCTCGTCGTCAACAAGCTGCGTGGCGGCCTGAAGATCGCTGCCGTCAAGGCTCCGGGCTTCGGCGATCGCCGCAAGGCCATGCTGGGCGACATCGCCACGCTGACCGCCGGCGAGATGATCTCGGAAGACCTCGGCATCAAGCTCGAGAGCGTCACGCTCGGCATGCTTGGCCAGGCCAAGAAGGTCACCATCGACAAGGACAACACCGTCATTGTCGACGGTTCGGGTGCCGCTGACGACATCAAGGGCCGCGTCGAGCAGATCCGTGCCCAGATCGAAGTCACCACCAGCGACTACGACCGCGAAAAGCTCCAGGAGCGTCTCGCCAAGCTGGCTGGCGGCGTGGCCGTCATCAAGGTCGGCGGCGCGACCGAAGTCGAAGTGAAGGAACGCAAGGACCGCGTCGACGACGCTCTCCACGCGACCCGCGCTGCCGTCGAAGAAGGCATCGTCCCCGGTGGCGGCACCGCGCTGCTCTACGCAACGCGCGCCCTCGATGGCCTGACCGGCGCCAACGACGACCAGACCCGCGGCGTCGACATCGTCCGCAAGGCGATCACCGCTCCGCTGAAGCAGATCGCCGAGAACGCGGGCCACGACGGCGCCGTCGTCGCCGGCAAGCTGCTCGACGGTTCGGACGAATCGCTCGGCTTCAACGCCGCGACCGACGTTTATGAAAACCTCGTCGCCGCCGGCGTCATCGACCCGACCAAGGTCGTGCGCACCGCGCTGCAGGATGCGGCTTCGGTCGCCGGTCTCCTGATCACCACCGAAGCGGCGATCAGCGAAAAGGCCGACGACAAGCCCGCC
Proteins encoded:
- a CDS encoding cytochrome c family protein, which produces MKLKSMITIAPLALLAACGGSGGDSASQSGSASGNEKPSAASATTTQPEPAATSSAETAPPAFAICRSCHSVEAGRNGVGPTLHGIVGSKAGDVAGFPFSSALRQSGITWDRQALDTWLQGPMKMVPGTRMVIAVPDPVKRAEIIDYLEKQK
- a CDS encoding MATE family efflux transporter; this encodes MATRDLPSTFRTELAATLRLAGPLALANLLQMAVFATDVIFVARLGQLALAASSLAVAIVALLAMGLNGVTGAVAPLIAAEIGRRHNSVREVRRSTRMALWIAVLIGAACIGLCFFGGAFMRLTGQAPEVVALSGHFIRVIAIAIVPMAVANVLRTFVSALGRPFFATAITALSILVNVLGNYTLVFGHFGFPALGLTGSALSSILTACMTVIAYALAISADRKLRRYHVFGRMWRIETERMRQILALGLPIAATLIAEGGLFSGAAFLMGRIGEAQLAAHTVALQIAAFAFQVPFGVGQAATIRVGYHYGAGNRHGVGHAGSAAIAISMAFMIVSASTMLVFPRFILSAYVDVSAPENAVLVAFALQFLFVAAIFQLTDGLQAVVAGALRGIQDTRVPMMIALFGYWVAGFATSAALGLFTPLEGVGVWIGLAVGLTAAAILLLVRWHWRERFHLAPL
- the groES gene encoding co-chaperone GroES encodes the protein MTFRPLHDRVLVRRVEAEEKTAGGIIIPDSAKEKPAEGEIVAVGTGARAENGTITPLDVKVGDRVLFGKWSGTEVKVGGEDLLIMKESDILGVIG
- the groL gene encoding chaperonin GroEL (60 kDa chaperone family; promotes refolding of misfolded polypeptides especially under stressful conditions; forms two stacked rings of heptamers to form a barrel-shaped 14mer; ends can be capped by GroES; misfolded proteins enter the barrel where they are refolded when GroES binds), with translation MAAKDVKFGRDARERILAGVDTLANAVKVTLGPKGRNVVIEKSFGAPRITKDGVSVAKEIELKDKFENMGAQMLREVASKANDAAGDGTTTATVLAQAIVREGMKSVAAGMNPMDLKRGIDLAVGKVIENIKGRSKAVAGSSEIAQVGVISANGDTEVGEKIAEAMEKVGKEGVITVEEAKGLEFELDVVEGMQFDRGYLSPYFVTNPEKMTVELENPYILIHEKKLSSLQALLPILEAVVQSGRPLLIIAEDIEGEALATLVVNKLRGGLKIAAVKAPGFGDRRKAMLGDIATLTAGEMISEDLGIKLESVTLGMLGQAKKVTIDKDNTVIVDGSGAADDIKGRVEQIRAQIEVTTSDYDREKLQERLAKLAGGVAVIKVGGATEVEVKERKDRVDDALHATRAAVEEGIVPGGGTALLYATRALDGLTGANDDQTRGVDIVRKAITAPLKQIAENAGHDGAVVAGKLLDGSDESLGFNAATDVYENLVAAGVIDPTKVVRTALQDAASVAGLLITTEAAISEKADDKPAMPAMPDMGGMGGMGGF